A section of the Deinococcus taeanensis genome encodes:
- a CDS encoding OmpH family outer membrane protein, which translates to MKISSKVIAPLALATAFGLGMVAPHAQTTPQKVGFVDVSKLLAAHPNDKDIKAIQAKADAELAALDKQVKAIDAKGASASAAEKQNRDALVKTIQAKAAEYDKQLDPKITAVESAVDTAVGSVAKANGFSIVMDKGVAAKSGLVIYADTSAEITDAVVKAIK; encoded by the coding sequence ATGAAGATCAGCTCCAAAGTCATCGCACCTCTGGCCCTCGCAACCGCGTTCGGCCTCGGAATGGTAGCCCCGCACGCCCAGACCACCCCGCAGAAGGTGGGTTTCGTGGACGTCTCCAAACTCCTCGCCGCGCATCCCAACGACAAGGACATCAAGGCCATTCAGGCCAAGGCCGACGCCGAACTTGCCGCGCTTGACAAACAGGTCAAGGCCATTGACGCCAAGGGCGCCAGCGCCTCCGCCGCCGAGAAGCAGAACCGTGACGCCCTCGTGAAAACCATCCAGGCCAAAGCCGCGGAATACGACAAGCAGCTCGACCCGAAAATCACGGCGGTCGAAAGTGCCGTGGACACGGCTGTCGGCAGCGTCGCCAAGGCCAACGGCTTCAGCATCGTGATGGACAAGGGCGTCGCGGCGAAAAGTGGCCTCGTGATCTACGCGGACACCAGCGCCGAAATCACGGACGCCGTCGTCAAAGCCATCAAGTAA
- a CDS encoding CBS and ACT domain-containing protein, protein MHVRDWMTRSPVTVTPDTPVMDALRILKEGGFRRLPVVEDGRLVGITTRKDLKDAMPSKATTLSVWELNYLLSKLTVEEMMARPVITAAEGEYMEDAALRMQEHHVGGLPVLNDAGILTGIITTMDVLRAFTGILGMREGGMRLTLDMPDVPGSLERATGAILPSNIISVATFGGENGRRRFVMRVNGDGVRDVRRRVQAAGIDVLD, encoded by the coding sequence ATGCATGTACGCGACTGGATGACCCGTTCGCCTGTGACCGTCACCCCTGACACGCCAGTCATGGACGCCCTGAGGATTCTCAAGGAAGGCGGGTTCCGCCGCCTGCCGGTGGTGGAGGACGGCCGCCTGGTGGGTATCACGACCCGCAAGGATCTCAAGGACGCCATGCCCAGCAAGGCCACGACCCTGAGTGTGTGGGAACTGAACTACCTGCTGAGCAAGCTGACGGTGGAGGAAATGATGGCGCGCCCGGTCATCACGGCGGCCGAGGGTGAGTACATGGAGGACGCGGCGCTGCGGATGCAGGAGCATCACGTGGGGGGCCTTCCGGTTCTGAACGACGCGGGGATCCTGACCGGGATCATCACGACCATGGATGTCCTGCGGGCCTTCACGGGCATTCTGGGCATGCGCGAAGGCGGCATGCGCCTGACCCTGGACATGCCGGACGTTCCCGGCAGCCTGGAGCGCGCCACGGGTGCAATTCTGCCCAGTAACATCATTTCCGTGGCCACCTTCGGCGGGGAGAACGGTCGGCGCCGCTTCGTGATGCGCGTCAATGGGGACGGCGTGCGGGACGTGCGGCGGCGCGTTCAGGCGGCCGGCATCGACGTCCTCGATTGA